AAATGAGTGAAGATATGAGTGCAAACAAGTTCTTTGATGAGGCTATGGTGGTGGAGCTGGCTCAGCAAGCAGCTGATATTCATCAACAAATGATATTAGGTTCCTATATGGTTGCTAAGGCCATGGAATGCAGCTTGCTTAAGGGTGTTGCAGGCAGTTTTATCCTGATTTCATTCTATCCAACCTAGATGTGAAATGGCCCATGTAAAGATGCCCAATCTTGAGCTGCTAACATAGAACACGGCTAACCAAAAAGAAGGATGTGAAAGgacaaaaattttgaattttatgtAGTTGTTTATCATCTGTTGTCTAAATATATGCATATTACAGCAAAATTTACATGTGTTTTCAGTGGTATTGACTCCCTGTATGCATATATGAGCCACTTTAACTCAAAAGGTGAAACCGTGTCTTTTTTTATGCTTATAGTTTCTATTTTCTTTGCGAGTTTGTTCTTGATTCATGTTGTGGAAACTAAGATTAAAGATTAACAGAATAAGGAATCATGGCTTTTGAACAACACTACTACACATTGATAGATAGAGAATGTTCTGTATCTCATTAGAAAAGTTTTCCATAGAGAAAGAAATAGAGGCAGAGATTTCTCAGGTGATGGATACACTTGCATGCGTATTTTGTATCTCATTATTTACTCACAATCCCAGATGGTTTTCAGTTGGCTTGTACCAGTATAAAATACTAATATTATTTCTGGGCATTCTTCTTTGAGGCCTAGTCATACCTAGCCAAGGAATACCAGGGAAATAAGATGCACAAATTGATGTTCTTATGATCCCATATGTTTTAATTTCCATTGGAATAAACATTAAAGAAGAAAATTCTGGCAAATTCCTTCGCCAGCTCATCCTTGTGATCATTAAAAATAGAAATCATGAGGGCAAAAGGCATAGAAAAAAGTTCAATGTCATAAATAATGACAGCATTTGTTCATGCTTTCGATTCTTATTTACCTGCAATTCCATTTGCTTGAAAACTGAATGAATCAACAGCGATAACTGACAGGAAAAAATTCAGTTTCTATTTCCGGAGGGATTTTATATACACACGCAAGACTCTAGAGTAAAAGCTAGTGTAGCTATTTACCATTATTGACTAGTTTATTGTACAGGGAAGGAAATAAAATCTTTTTGGAACTCAGTATTGGAGTATTATCCTTGTAATAGACATTTGAGGCTCTGAAGTCCCTCAGCAGAAATGCTCCTTCTAACTCTTCCCCTTTCTACTGCCACTTTTGGTGGTGGCTCCAAGTGAAAGCTTATCACAACAACTGTCAAATTGTCTGTCGCCCCGCGTTTTGTTGCTTCCTCTACTATTTCTTTACAACACAATTTCACATCATTGTGCTCTCGAAGTCTTCTCCGAGCAAAGGAAACTGAATTTTGGCTGGAAAACACATCCCATATTCCATCACTTCCGATGATCAAAAACTCGTCATCCTTGGTTAGTGTAACCAATTTAAGTTCTGGTTCAGCACTCAAGGGACCACCTCTATCGCTCTTCACCTTCATCCCTTCGAGGTGCCAGTCACCTAATGCCCGACTGACACCTAACTGGCCATTCAGATAACCATCTTCAACATATCCCCCCAGGTACTCAATCCGGGTCCTTTCATTAACACAGCAAGGCCTATGGTCCTCTGACATTTCTATAGCTGTTCCACGCCGTGACAATACAGCCCGGCAGTCACCAGCATTTGCCACAAGCAAAGACCTGTCCAAGATAAAGGCAGATAATCAGGAAAATATGGTAATACTTTTCAGGCTTTACTATTGTTTCACTTTCCCAAACTCATCAAGCTATACAATCACTAATAACTTCCATATTATCACCTTTTGTTTCTCCCGTGTATTTTCTTCATTTGTGCACCTACAGCTCATTTTGTAACAAACCACACCTTCAGACAGCCATTATTACCTCTTAACTTTCAGGACTGTTATTTAGGTTGGGATGGACCAGAAAGTCCCATTTGAAATAGCAAAAAAGGTATGGAATGAGCTGCAAATTCCTAAAACAACCAAGGAAATGTGATGGCTAACCAGCAGTAAAGGATGGAATGTATTTACCTCCCAAATATCATTGCGGTAAGTGCAGTTGTGCCAGAAGAAAAGGAAGACTCACGGGAGCAAGTCTCTGCAAAAGCTGCATCAGTCTTAATGAACGACCTTGCGACCACTTTCTCAAGTTCTAATGGGAAATCTGCATCCTCAACAATAAATCTTGGCAAATGATCCCGGACAAAATGAGCTGCACTCTTTCCCCCATGCCCATCAAATACCTGTTGTTTCAAAGCAATAACTATTACAAATTGTAAAACTAAAAATGAAAAATCCTTATTATTATTCCCTGTATGTGCATATTAtgttttctaaatattttatgcaaTGTAATTACAGCAAGTCTATTCTGCTCAAGTACTGTTTGGGTCACAAACTTCAAGTAATTgcatattatttttcctttgaatTTTATGGGTTGGGGAAAGCCCAGATCACAATTGCTTATGCTAAGGGGTATGTATCCAACCACTGGCTACAAGCAACAACTTCAAGTAAAGCCATGTTCCTAAGAAGTTAATCTGTCTTGAAAGTTCATTAATTAGAAAGGTGCAAGACCAATATTCCTAAAAAGTTGCCACCCTAGAATTAATTGGCTGAGAATTAGGAATCTTGCCATTAATTTAGAAGTAATTCACTTGTGAAAATGAAATTCTTGTGCAATACATAAATTTTTATTAGCTATTATAAAGCACAGAAATAAGATTATAGGCAGAAGACTTACACCATAGAAAGAAACAGATTCCTCCCTAAGTAAATTGTAACCAAATTTCTTTGCCAAGTCACTAATGCAAATGTGTGTGTCCTCCATATAAAGCCGACCACCAATGTCAGACCATTCTCCTGACCGAAGGACAGGAATAAAACTTGTTGCAAGATTCTGTTTCCTCTCCAGAGTCACTCGATCCTCACAGATGCTTTCTAGCTGAGTGGCCACAATGATATGAAATTAATTAAGACAAAGGGCAATAAATAACTCAGAAAAGTAATCTAAAGTCACAGATAGACTAGAACTTCCCATATACAAGAATCACATATGTAAATATTGATTTAATAACAAGCATTTCCCACGAGTAAGAATCAATGCTAAAAGTGTGTATTTGGCCATTATATTAGGGAGGCACATGCTTTTCTAAAGCCATAGTGAGGAGACAATTTATAGATAAAGACTAAAGAATCAAGTAAGACAATATGCATAGCATGGCACCAGTTCCCCCGGAAAGAGCAAGTGCTTTAAGATTATAACACTTAAGACCTTCACATCTAAGAGAACTGGATACTAGAAAATTCTCCATCACCTAATCCACATTTTTCCTTAACCCTACATGTATCATATTTAAAGTCATATTAATTAGGATCCTAAGATAGGAGAGTTATATCAGGCAAACACACTACGTGAAACCTCAACTAATTTTCACAATATATTTGAGAGTTATTACCAAGATAATGTTTTAGAAATAAGTTTTGTCTGGCAACCAATTTCCACCCAAATATTCTATCCTTGTTCATTTGGCTTTCTTTGGTGAAATTCATAGTATCCAAGCCAAACATAACTCAAAATCCAGGAAGCAACAAATAAGATATTTGAAAGGAATGATTAGAAAACGGCTCAAGTCAATAACTATACTATTATTACAGTACTGGAAAAATCGAGACTACAACTACTGGAACATGGAATTCCAACTTTTTTATGAACACCATTTTTGCTTTTCCTTTAGAGATGTAAAAGAATAGCAACAATGACTTTTCAACATTCCTGAATTCAAAAAGGAATTGAAGTATACAAGTGTCAGTGTCACTGTCACCGAAGTAAGCAAGTTTGATTTAATTGGCTAAAGGTTCATCATTACATTTCTGATAATCAAAAGCATATAAAATATAGGATCAATGATTAAGAATCAACAGAAAAGATGTGATAAAGACAAAAAGAAGGTAACACCAGGAAACCTTATCAAGGTTACTGTGATAGCATTCCTGTCGTTTAATTAGTACCAAAAGTCTACACGCTAATTTGTTGACCATACAAAGCAGGCAAAAAGACTTTTCAGCAGTTTCTGAACTTTCCAACCagcaatacaacatatttctaaAGAATTCAATAGCAGAaggtggagaaaaaaaaaagtttttagtTTAAAGAAGGCCAAAATAAACAGACCAATCTTAGGAGTTTTTCTgaccaaaaaaaataaattccATGACCAAAAAAGAACTAGAAAAACAATAGAACTGAActccaactcaactcaactcaactaagtctttatcctaaaaatttggggttggctatatggattcgctttctccactctaaactattttgggttaaatccttagaaatttgtaatgcttctaggtcatattgtactactctcctccaagtctgtttaggtctaccctttcttttctttctatcctctaacctaatgtgcactacttgtctaactgaagcctctatatgtctacgcttcacatgaccaaaccacctcaatcttccttctctcaacttatactcaattggcaccacttctaccttttctctaatcctctcattatggactttatctaatctagtatggccattcatccaccttaacattctcatttctgcaactcttatcttagacacatacgactttttcagtgcccaacactcactaccatataacatagctggtcgtatggctgtacagtagaattttcctttcaacttattagaaatcttgcgatcacataaaactcctgtggcatgtctccacttcaaccatccggctttaatcctatgactaacatcctcctcacatcccccatctacttgaaggactgagccgaggtatttaaagtgatttttttgggacagtaccactccatccaaactaatatcaccagtttggccttcactgaacttgcaatgcatgtattctgtcttcgttctacttaacttaaagccctttgactctaaagtacatctccaaagctctagctttctattgactccttctcgcgtctcatctatcagaactatatcatccgtaaacatcatgcaccaagggatactctcttgtatatgttttgtcaattcatctaaaactaatgtaaaaaggtaagggcttatagctgatccttggtgtaatccaactaggatcggaaaatctcttgtgtcccctcccactgtacgcacaatagtagttgctccttcatacatatcttttaacactcgtatgtacctaatagataacctcttttgttctaacactctccataagacatcttttggaacactatcataagccttctccaaatcaaagatctttcttcacatctctatatttctccatcaagcttctaatgagaaagatcacttccatagttgaacgaccgggcatgaagccaaattgattgagaaagataaaagtatcatgacgtagtcgatgctccacaacttcatagtatgactcataAGTTTAATCCCCTATAATTTGAGCAACTTTGTATgtctcctttatttttaaaaataggtactcgtCCTCCATTTATCAGGCATGATACTGAACACCAGTGAAGGAATTAAAATTGGAATGCATGTAGTTACTATAGAAAGCAATaactaaagaaagaaagaaattacTAAAGAAAGCATTACTCATCATAAACAAAGAAAtattgaaattaaagaaaattcatAGCTGATTGAGACAAAAATCTCGAATTCTTGGGAGAAAGCAATAATTGTATTTACATATGGCCAATATGCTCGCCATAGCCATACGGATAAAACAGAAAGAAATTCATAATTGCGCAAGCAACTAAAGTCAAAACCTTCCACAGCAACATCAACAGAAATAGGGAAAGCATAGATATCAGAAATCAACAATAGAAATCATCAATGACTTCAAAAACAAGCATACATGTTctctaatcaaattggtcatcaaAAGAAGTTTACATCAccaaataaaattaagaaaaaaaaaacttgggacATAATGCGAACAGAGAAAGAAGCCAAATTCATACAGGAAAAGAGCTGCAGACACTGATCCCATCACTGGAGCTAATCAAGGAAGAGTCTTTATCCCAATTATCCATCTTGTCATGCAAGGCCTCACAATGCAAAGGCCAAGACTGCTTCTTGTTGATGTTGGTATTGCCGAGGCTTTCCACTTCTTGGTTAACCTGCTTAGCATCCTTAACACACATGATTATGATGTTGATAAATAATAAGAAAGAAAAGGCAAAGGCTTTTAGACTCTTTAGCAGCAACTCCTTTTTGTTTATGGGAATCCAAAGTGAGAAGAAAAGGGGAAAATAGAGGGAGAGGGAGGGGGggtggaagagagagagagaatcagAGAAAATAGTGACTCAGAGAGAAGATTCTGGGAATATAATGGGATAGATGGTGTATAGAAGGTGCAGTAGAAGAAAAAGAGCCGCTAAATTCCATATTTTTCTAAAGGAAGCGCGGCTGAAAATCAGTTGGTTGTGTATTATTTATGTTCTgttatttctttgatttttctttttgttattatttTCCTTCGCAAATGTTGCTGGAATATGTCTCCTCTCTGTTATGTCTTGtcttctttttccctttttttttcttattttatttttttaaggaattatatatatatttttaagaattttaagGACTTGTTATGTCTTGTTACATttgcatattattattattattattaaaaaaaattcaaattaatttaaatatatactctGATGTCCATTATTTCATGATTAAATTTGAATTTCATTTATATAAGTgcaattaaatttgaaattttataaattaattgtgtggCCAATTTAAAGTTCTTAaaagataaattataataaaaaaaattcataattttataataaaggaataaagtatatattatcaaaatttttgatctttttttttacTGACACTTGAATTTATAATGAAAAATCAATAATTTGGTGCTATTTTAAATATTGGGTAGTTGATAAAACAATatatttaatcaaaataattcATGAAGTCAACAAATCTTTCCTTAATTATAAATCAACATAGTATTATCATAACTAAAAGAAATTGATTATTTTTGAGatagaagttaaaaaaaaaaagaaaataaaatgaaaagaataaataaaattataaatggaaaattttatttactttattgctttatgaaataataattttatgttgtataaaaaagataaaataaacttttttttcttaaaaaaaaagtttaagaGTAGGAGAAGTGTTATCATTTTAGGGTATGGCACAGTTTATAGATCATTAGGAATTTATAATCGAACTTACATATCATTCACTTATAAAAAATTTCAATGGCAATCACGAAGTTTACCAAGCTCAAATCCCAACCGGCTCCTAACCTCCAATTTTATCTAAAACAGAACCGCTAACATGGCCAAGAGAGTGACCCAATAAAACTCGTTGGCCTCCCGATCTCCTATATTGTTAGGGTATAGCCTTCAACCAAAAAGGAAAGGCTTTAAAATCTTAGAGATTGATATTTGCTACAATACTTAAATCTCTCTCACCAAGCAACAACGGCTTCTAGAGCCAGAATACTTGTAAACCTAAGTAGAGAGTTTCAATAAATCTGGCTCTCTTAAAACCTAATTTTATGCATGTCTCCCTCACTGTGAAGCTCTAAGATCAGTAGACCAAAAACCCAAAATAATACTATCAACAAAGTAGGGATGGTAATTGTTTTCGAGCTCCATCTAACTTGCTTCGAATCCGATCAATTTTTCTTTATCCTACCTCGATCCTAATATTATGTGaggtaaaataaaaagaaaatctccCCACCCCGAATCCTATCTATACAATAATATATtagtttttattaaaaaataatttatttctatatATTCATGTATTTAaacaatataattttaataaaaaaatatacatatattattaagattatgtttaaaacttatatttttttaatttataatttattttttaataaataaatttattatgtaataattaattaaatgaaaaaataaaaagaaaagttcCACGGGAAAACATGTGGTGAGAAAGTCCTTACCTCGACTCTAAGCTATCATGGGGCGAGGACGAGGGAGCAATCCTTACCCTTAACCCGCTTTG
This genomic stretch from Hevea brasiliensis isolate MT/VB/25A 57/8 unplaced genomic scaffold, ASM3005281v1 Scaf9, whole genome shotgun sequence harbors:
- the LOC110651406 gene encoding probable protein phosphatase 2C 27 isoform X2; translation: MCVKDAKQVNQEVESLGNTNINKKQSWPLHCEALHDKMDNWDKDSSLISSSDGISLESICEDRVTLERKQNLATSFIPVLRSGEWSDIGGRLYMEDTHICISDLAKKFGYNLLREESVSFYGVFDGHGGKSAAHFVRDHLPRFIVEDADFPLELEKVVARSFIKTDAAFAETCSRESSFSSGTTALTAMIFGRSLLVANAGDCRAVLSRRGTAIEMSEDHRPCCVNERTRIEYLGGYVEDGYLNGQLGVSRALGDWHLEGMKVKSDRGGPLSAEPELKLVTLTKDDEFLIIGSDGIWDVFSSQNSVSFARRRLREHNDVKLCCKEIVEEATKRGATDNLTVVVISFHLEPPPKVAVERGRVRRSISAEGLQSLKCLLQG
- the LOC110651406 gene encoding probable protein phosphatase 2C 27 isoform X1; protein product: MCVKDAKQVNQEVESLGNTNINKKQSWPLHCEALHDKMDNWDKDSSLISSSDGISVCSSFPLESICEDRVTLERKQNLATSFIPVLRSGEWSDIGGRLYMEDTHICISDLAKKFGYNLLREESVSFYGVFDGHGGKSAAHFVRDHLPRFIVEDADFPLELEKVVARSFIKTDAAFAETCSRESSFSSGTTALTAMIFGRSLLVANAGDCRAVLSRRGTAIEMSEDHRPCCVNERTRIEYLGGYVEDGYLNGQLGVSRALGDWHLEGMKVKSDRGGPLSAEPELKLVTLTKDDEFLIIGSDGIWDVFSSQNSVSFARRRLREHNDVKLCCKEIVEEATKRGATDNLTVVVISFHLEPPPKVAVERGRVRRSISAEGLQSLKCLLQG